The Setaria italica strain Yugu1 chromosome IX, Setaria_italica_v2.0, whole genome shotgun sequence genome has a window encoding:
- the LOC101779329 gene encoding uncharacterized protein LOC101779329 isoform X3 has translation MDKLMRNANNEDSLSEVCIVNGRCCIRTTGDKSSTFDGLLLSSGSDAGSMIEPIAAVPLNDELQESRALVAKAELDVLSKLTDKILLELDSIQSLLQETIKLDKVTARAKYSIAYDGTFPDLYLPNFENETVTSATGGSAKGTSSAQPPKKAWKLYMPNAYHPLLLQQHQENLDRAKRDVASATAEIRRRRIYGQDIAEDQLASDLSSMKLRVSQLEKDQPVPVDFMIAEETTVLVITGPNTGGKTISLKTVGLASLMAKIGLYILASEPVKIPWFNAVYADIGDEQSLTQSLSTFSGHLKQIGAIRAESTSESLVLLDEVGAGTNPLEGAALGMSLLESFAEAGSFLTLATTHHGQLKTLKYSNNSFENACVEFDEENLKPTFKILWGIPGRSNAINIAERLGLPPDIVESSRCLLGTAGAEINALIMDMERFKQDYQRHLQKSQHLLMQSKELHNNLELAQKNIVDHTSAQRKRRVRVISEYAVMARSIIRKKFQQFQESAIAERVKEEEKAANNAKSERVKDPIPSTTAAIGKTQNTDNNLGAAADDEEDRIPEVGDSVYVPKLKNQATVVKIDSSKNEVQVQAGMMKLKLKLQDVKVQKRKVSR, from the exons ATGGACAAGTTGATGCGCAATGCTAATAATGAAGATTCCTTGTCG GAAGTATGCATTGTAAATGGAAGATGTTGTATTAGAACAACTGGGGATAAGTCTTCGACTTTTGATGGATTACTGCTCTCCAG CGGATCAGATGCTGGAAGTATGATAGAACCAATTGCTGCTGTTCCGTTGAACGATGAGTTGCAGGAATCAAGAGCTCTAGTGGCTAAAGCTGAACTGGATGTCTTATCAAAACTTACTGATAAG ATCCTTCTCGAGCTTGATAGCATTCAGAGTTTGCTGCAGGAAACAATTAAACTCGATAAG GTCACAGCTCGCGCAAAATACAGTATAGCATATGATGGCACATTTCCTGACCTGTATTTGCCAAACTTTGAGAATGAAACTGTTACTAGTGCTACAGGTGGGTCTGCCAAGGGAACTTCCTCAGCACAGCCCCCTAAGAAGGCATGGAAACTGTACATGCCAAATGCATACCATCCACTACTTCTCCAGCAGCACCAGGAAAATCTCGATCGTGCCAAAAGGGATGTTGCTAGTGCCACAGCG GAGATCCGTAGGAGGAGGATATACGGGCAAGATATTGCAGAAGATCAACTGGCATCAGACCTCAGTTCTATGAAACTTAGG GTTTCCCAGCTGGAGAAAGACCAGCCAGTACCAGTAGATTTTATGATTGCTGAAGAAACTACGGTCTTGGTCATAACTGGCCCAAATACAGGGGGTAAAACAATCAGCTTGAAGACAGTTGGCCTGGCATCATTGATGGCTAAGATAG GTCTATACATTCTAGCTTCTGAGCCAGTAAAAATTCCATGGTTCAATGCTGTTTATGCCGACATTGGAGATGAGCAATCTTTAACCCAGTCACTGTCTACATTTTCTGGGCATCTGAAGCAGATTGGT GCCATTCGCGCAGAGTCAACTTCAGAGTCCTTGGTCCTTCTGGATGAG GTAGGTGCTGGGACAAACCCACTCGAAGGAGCAGCTTTGGGGATGTCTCTTTTGGAATCTTTTGCTGAAGCTGGCTCCTTCCTGACCCTAGCAACAACTCATCATGGACAACTTAAAACACTAAAATACAG CAATAACTCATTTGAGAATGCATGCGTGGAATTTGATGAAGAGAATCTAAAGCCCACATTCAAGATACTATGGGGAATACCAG GCCGTTCAAATGCTATAAATATTGCTGAGAGGCTGGGTTTGCCCCCGGATATAGTAGAAAGCTCTAGGTGTTTACTTGGAACAGCTGGTGCAGAGATAAATGCA TTGATAATGGACATGGAAAGATTCAAACAAGACTATCAACGACATCTTCAGAAGTCACAACATCTTCTTAT GCAGTCCAAGGAGCTTCATAATAACTTGGAACTGGCACAAAAGAACATTGTAGACCACACTTCTGCTCAGAGAAAACGGAGGGTGAGAGTAATTTCAGAGTACGCTGTTATGGCCCGTTCTATCATCCGTAAGAAGTTTCAGCAGTTCCAGGAATCTGCAATAGCTGAAAGAgtgaaagaagaagagaaggctGCGAACAATGCCAAATCTGAGAGAGTCAAGGATCCCATTCCATCAACTACTGCTGCCATTGGAAAGACACAGAATACAGATAACAACTTGGGTGCAGCAGCCGACG atgaagaagatagaaTTCCAGAAGTTGGAGATTCAGTTTATGTTCCTAAGCTCAAGAACCAAGCTACTGTAGTCAAAATAGATTCGTCTAAGAATGAAGTGCAAGTTCAAGCCGGTATGATGAAGCTCAAACTAAAGCTGCAAGATGTCAAGGTTCAGAAGCGGAAAGTATCCAGATAG
- the LOC101779329 gene encoding uncharacterized protein LOC101779329 isoform X4 produces the protein MEDVVLEQLGISLRLLMDYCSPDAGSMIEPIAAVPLNDELQESRALVAKAELDVLSKLTDKILLELDSIQSLLQETIKLDKVTARAKYSIAYDGTFPDLYLPNFENETVTSATGGSAKGTSSAQPPKKAWKLYMPNAYHPLLLQQHQENLDRAKRDVASATAEIRRRRIYGQDIAEDQLASDLSSMKLRVSQLEKDQPVPVDFMIAEETTVLVITGPNTGGKTISLKTVGLASLMAKIGLYILASEPVKIPWFNAVYADIGDEQSLTQSLSTFSGHLKQIGAIRAESTSESLVLLDEVGAGTNPLEGAALGMSLLESFAEAGSFLTLATTHHGQLKTLKYSNNSFENACVEFDEENLKPTFKILWGIPGRSNAINIAERLGLPPDIVESSRCLLGTAGAEINALIMDMERFKQDYQRHLQKSQHLLMQSKELHNNLELAQKNIVDHTSAQRKRRVRVISEYAVMARSIIRKKFQQFQESAIAERVKEEEKAANNAKSERVKDPIPSTTAAIGKTQNTDNNLGAAADDEEDRIPEVGDSVYVPKLKNQATVVKIDSSKNEVQVQAGMMKLKLKLQDVKVQKRKVSR, from the exons ATGGAAGATGTTGTATTAGAACAACTGGGGATAAGTCTTCGACTTTTGATGGATTACTGCTCTCCAG ATGCTGGAAGTATGATAGAACCAATTGCTGCTGTTCCGTTGAACGATGAGTTGCAGGAATCAAGAGCTCTAGTGGCTAAAGCTGAACTGGATGTCTTATCAAAACTTACTGATAAG ATCCTTCTCGAGCTTGATAGCATTCAGAGTTTGCTGCAGGAAACAATTAAACTCGATAAG GTCACAGCTCGCGCAAAATACAGTATAGCATATGATGGCACATTTCCTGACCTGTATTTGCCAAACTTTGAGAATGAAACTGTTACTAGTGCTACAGGTGGGTCTGCCAAGGGAACTTCCTCAGCACAGCCCCCTAAGAAGGCATGGAAACTGTACATGCCAAATGCATACCATCCACTACTTCTCCAGCAGCACCAGGAAAATCTCGATCGTGCCAAAAGGGATGTTGCTAGTGCCACAGCG GAGATCCGTAGGAGGAGGATATACGGGCAAGATATTGCAGAAGATCAACTGGCATCAGACCTCAGTTCTATGAAACTTAGG GTTTCCCAGCTGGAGAAAGACCAGCCAGTACCAGTAGATTTTATGATTGCTGAAGAAACTACGGTCTTGGTCATAACTGGCCCAAATACAGGGGGTAAAACAATCAGCTTGAAGACAGTTGGCCTGGCATCATTGATGGCTAAGATAG GTCTATACATTCTAGCTTCTGAGCCAGTAAAAATTCCATGGTTCAATGCTGTTTATGCCGACATTGGAGATGAGCAATCTTTAACCCAGTCACTGTCTACATTTTCTGGGCATCTGAAGCAGATTGGT GCCATTCGCGCAGAGTCAACTTCAGAGTCCTTGGTCCTTCTGGATGAG GTAGGTGCTGGGACAAACCCACTCGAAGGAGCAGCTTTGGGGATGTCTCTTTTGGAATCTTTTGCTGAAGCTGGCTCCTTCCTGACCCTAGCAACAACTCATCATGGACAACTTAAAACACTAAAATACAG CAATAACTCATTTGAGAATGCATGCGTGGAATTTGATGAAGAGAATCTAAAGCCCACATTCAAGATACTATGGGGAATACCAG GCCGTTCAAATGCTATAAATATTGCTGAGAGGCTGGGTTTGCCCCCGGATATAGTAGAAAGCTCTAGGTGTTTACTTGGAACAGCTGGTGCAGAGATAAATGCA TTGATAATGGACATGGAAAGATTCAAACAAGACTATCAACGACATCTTCAGAAGTCACAACATCTTCTTAT GCAGTCCAAGGAGCTTCATAATAACTTGGAACTGGCACAAAAGAACATTGTAGACCACACTTCTGCTCAGAGAAAACGGAGGGTGAGAGTAATTTCAGAGTACGCTGTTATGGCCCGTTCTATCATCCGTAAGAAGTTTCAGCAGTTCCAGGAATCTGCAATAGCTGAAAGAgtgaaagaagaagagaaggctGCGAACAATGCCAAATCTGAGAGAGTCAAGGATCCCATTCCATCAACTACTGCTGCCATTGGAAAGACACAGAATACAGATAACAACTTGGGTGCAGCAGCCGACG atgaagaagatagaaTTCCAGAAGTTGGAGATTCAGTTTATGTTCCTAAGCTCAAGAACCAAGCTACTGTAGTCAAAATAGATTCGTCTAAGAATGAAGTGCAAGTTCAAGCCGGTATGATGAAGCTCAAACTAAAGCTGCAAGATGTCAAGGTTCAGAAGCGGAAAGTATCCAGATAG
- the LOC101779329 gene encoding uncharacterized protein LOC101779329 isoform X6: MIEPIAAVPLNDELQESRALVAKAELDVLSKLTDKILLELDSIQSLLQETIKLDKVTARAKYSIAYDGTFPDLYLPNFENETVTSATGGSAKGTSSAQPPKKAWKLYMPNAYHPLLLQQHQENLDRAKRDVASATAEIRRRRIYGQDIAEDQLASDLSSMKLRVSQLEKDQPVPVDFMIAEETTVLVITGPNTGGKTISLKTVGLASLMAKIGLYILASEPVKIPWFNAVYADIGDEQSLTQSLSTFSGHLKQIGAIRAESTSESLVLLDEVGAGTNPLEGAALGMSLLESFAEAGSFLTLATTHHGQLKTLKYSNNSFENACVEFDEENLKPTFKILWGIPGRSNAINIAERLGLPPDIVESSRCLLGTAGAEINALIMDMERFKQDYQRHLQKSQHLLMQSKELHNNLELAQKNIVDHTSAQRKRRVRVISEYAVMARSIIRKKFQQFQESAIAERVKEEEKAANNAKSERVKDPIPSTTAAIGKTQNTDNNLGAAADDEEDRIPEVGDSVYVPKLKNQATVVKIDSSKNEVQVQAGMMKLKLKLQDVKVQKRKVSR, translated from the exons ATGATAGAACCAATTGCTGCTGTTCCGTTGAACGATGAGTTGCAGGAATCAAGAGCTCTAGTGGCTAAAGCTGAACTGGATGTCTTATCAAAACTTACTGATAAG ATCCTTCTCGAGCTTGATAGCATTCAGAGTTTGCTGCAGGAAACAATTAAACTCGATAAG GTCACAGCTCGCGCAAAATACAGTATAGCATATGATGGCACATTTCCTGACCTGTATTTGCCAAACTTTGAGAATGAAACTGTTACTAGTGCTACAGGTGGGTCTGCCAAGGGAACTTCCTCAGCACAGCCCCCTAAGAAGGCATGGAAACTGTACATGCCAAATGCATACCATCCACTACTTCTCCAGCAGCACCAGGAAAATCTCGATCGTGCCAAAAGGGATGTTGCTAGTGCCACAGCG GAGATCCGTAGGAGGAGGATATACGGGCAAGATATTGCAGAAGATCAACTGGCATCAGACCTCAGTTCTATGAAACTTAGG GTTTCCCAGCTGGAGAAAGACCAGCCAGTACCAGTAGATTTTATGATTGCTGAAGAAACTACGGTCTTGGTCATAACTGGCCCAAATACAGGGGGTAAAACAATCAGCTTGAAGACAGTTGGCCTGGCATCATTGATGGCTAAGATAG GTCTATACATTCTAGCTTCTGAGCCAGTAAAAATTCCATGGTTCAATGCTGTTTATGCCGACATTGGAGATGAGCAATCTTTAACCCAGTCACTGTCTACATTTTCTGGGCATCTGAAGCAGATTGGT GCCATTCGCGCAGAGTCAACTTCAGAGTCCTTGGTCCTTCTGGATGAG GTAGGTGCTGGGACAAACCCACTCGAAGGAGCAGCTTTGGGGATGTCTCTTTTGGAATCTTTTGCTGAAGCTGGCTCCTTCCTGACCCTAGCAACAACTCATCATGGACAACTTAAAACACTAAAATACAG CAATAACTCATTTGAGAATGCATGCGTGGAATTTGATGAAGAGAATCTAAAGCCCACATTCAAGATACTATGGGGAATACCAG GCCGTTCAAATGCTATAAATATTGCTGAGAGGCTGGGTTTGCCCCCGGATATAGTAGAAAGCTCTAGGTGTTTACTTGGAACAGCTGGTGCAGAGATAAATGCA TTGATAATGGACATGGAAAGATTCAAACAAGACTATCAACGACATCTTCAGAAGTCACAACATCTTCTTAT GCAGTCCAAGGAGCTTCATAATAACTTGGAACTGGCACAAAAGAACATTGTAGACCACACTTCTGCTCAGAGAAAACGGAGGGTGAGAGTAATTTCAGAGTACGCTGTTATGGCCCGTTCTATCATCCGTAAGAAGTTTCAGCAGTTCCAGGAATCTGCAATAGCTGAAAGAgtgaaagaagaagagaaggctGCGAACAATGCCAAATCTGAGAGAGTCAAGGATCCCATTCCATCAACTACTGCTGCCATTGGAAAGACACAGAATACAGATAACAACTTGGGTGCAGCAGCCGACG atgaagaagatagaaTTCCAGAAGTTGGAGATTCAGTTTATGTTCCTAAGCTCAAGAACCAAGCTACTGTAGTCAAAATAGATTCGTCTAAGAATGAAGTGCAAGTTCAAGCCGGTATGATGAAGCTCAAACTAAAGCTGCAAGATGTCAAGGTTCAGAAGCGGAAAGTATCCAGATAG